The Mycetohabitans endofungorum genome contains a region encoding:
- a CDS encoding enoyl-CoA hydratase — protein sequence MDIVIKRERGVLTLQLNRPDKKNAMTAVMYQSMADALAQARDDASVRAILIRGHDGVFCAGNDLEDFMQRPPSGPDAPVLQFLQQISTAAKPIVAAVSGPAVGIGTTLLLHCDLVYAADDARFSLPFTQLGLCPEAASSLLLPRLAGYQRAAQKLLLGEPFDAHEAQAIGIVSQVLPLAQLHEFVLAQATKLVALPASSLRVTKMLLKRDAQAQVVQRIAEEAEQFGRMLRSPEAREAMSAFLQKRKPDFSPFE from the coding sequence ATGGATATCGTAATTAAACGCGAGCGCGGCGTGCTGACTCTCCAGTTGAATCGGCCGGATAAGAAAAATGCGATGACTGCCGTGATGTACCAGTCGATGGCCGACGCGCTCGCCCAGGCTCGCGACGATGCATCGGTGCGTGCGATCCTGATTCGCGGCCATGACGGGGTGTTTTGCGCAGGCAACGACCTGGAGGACTTCATGCAGCGGCCGCCGTCCGGGCCGGATGCCCCGGTGCTCCAGTTCCTGCAGCAGATCAGTACGGCGGCCAAGCCGATCGTCGCCGCCGTGTCGGGCCCGGCGGTTGGCATCGGCACGACGCTGCTGCTGCATTGCGATCTTGTTTATGCGGCCGACGATGCGCGCTTCTCGCTGCCGTTCACGCAGCTCGGGCTGTGTCCCGAGGCGGCGTCGAGCCTATTGCTGCCGCGCTTGGCCGGCTACCAGCGCGCCGCGCAGAAGCTGCTGCTTGGTGAGCCGTTCGATGCGCATGAAGCTCAAGCGATCGGTATCGTGAGTCAGGTCCTGCCGCTCGCACAGTTGCACGAATTCGTGCTGGCGCAGGCGACCAAGCTAGTAGCGTTGCCCGCGTCGTCGCTGCGTGTGACCAAGATGTTGCTCAAGCGCGACGCGCAGGCGCAGGTCGTGCAACGCATTGCCGAGGAGGCGGAGCAATTCGGCCGGATGCTGCGTTCACCCGAGGCGCGCGAAGCAATGAGCGCGTTCCTGCAAAAGCGTAAGCCGGACTTCTCGCCATTCGAGTGA
- the fdhD gene encoding formate dehydrogenase accessory sulfurtransferase FdhD, whose product MLPMPLHTEPRAAHPHGPDADPGASTNIAGTANTTGTDTSSSPDSTNPDANTNTGPISRNGVDIDADTGKSGLLERPVLRTAAGGRRVEHDVVADEVPVALVFNGISHAVMMCTPRDLDLFAVGFALTEGIVSSGSEIHDIEVLMYDEGYAQVQLTLVQHAFASLKDRRRALAGRTGCGVCGIESVQLLDLEPERVEHTGFLQRLATDALACAVRELPAHQPLMQACGGVHAASWCDAHGTIRYAFEDVGRHNALDKLIGQLVLAREDMRDGFVFLSSRASYELVRKCARVSVPMVATISAPTALAVSIAAKAGIRLVSFCRESGYVEYSAPAPPR is encoded by the coding sequence TTGCTCCCCATGCCTTTGCATACCGAGCCTCGCGCCGCCCACCCGCACGGCCCAGACGCCGACCCTGGTGCCAGTACCAATATCGCTGGCACTGCCAATACTACTGGCACTGACACTAGCTCTAGCCCCGACAGCACCAACCCCGACGCCAACACCAATACAGGCCCGATTTCCCGCAACGGGGTCGACATCGACGCTGATACCGGAAAATCCGGCTTGCTGGAGCGCCCCGTACTGCGCACGGCAGCGGGCGGGCGGCGGGTAGAGCACGATGTCGTCGCCGACGAAGTACCGGTGGCGCTGGTATTTAACGGGATTTCGCACGCTGTGATGATGTGCACGCCGCGGGACTTGGATTTGTTCGCAGTCGGCTTTGCGCTGACTGAGGGAATCGTATCGTCAGGCAGCGAAATCCATGACATTGAGGTACTGATGTACGATGAGGGCTACGCGCAGGTGCAGCTCACGCTGGTGCAGCACGCGTTCGCGTCACTGAAGGACAGACGCCGTGCCCTGGCCGGGCGGACCGGTTGCGGCGTGTGCGGCATCGAGAGCGTGCAATTGCTCGACCTAGAGCCGGAGCGCGTCGAGCATACCGGTTTCCTGCAGCGTCTGGCCACGGATGCGCTCGCGTGCGCGGTGCGGGAATTACCAGCACACCAGCCGCTAATGCAGGCATGCGGCGGCGTGCACGCGGCCTCGTGGTGCGATGCCCACGGCACGATCCGCTATGCGTTCGAGGATGTCGGCAGGCACAATGCGCTGGACAAGCTGATCGGACAACTCGTGCTCGCGCGCGAGGACATGCGCGACGGCTTTGTGTTCCTGTCGAGTCGAGCCAGCTATGAACTGGTGCGCAAATGCGCGCGCGTGAGCGTGCCGATGGTGGCGACGATCTCCGCGCCGACCGCGCTCGCCGTGTCAATCGCGGCCAAAGCCGGCATCCGACTGGTCAGTTTTTGTCGCGAATCCGGCTACGTCGAGTACAGCGCGCCGGCACCGCCCCGCTAG
- a CDS encoding nitrate reductase associated protein yields the protein MPLLDTPLLLDFEVSSCENLTYIPLAVRYNLDRFGVRISLTQWQTLPHADRVLLACFPLDDDPQIERRFDQALAEMLRTHLNAEPSVQAPDVSPAWQRTDAVPDELRRQCSLAGVTPVSVARWATLPRFHRYVLTKLSRRPVANHDFVPAMKSFGLI from the coding sequence ATGCCGTTGCTCGATACTCCGTTGCTGCTCGACTTTGAGGTTTCATCGTGTGAAAACCTTACGTACATCCCGCTGGCGGTCCGCTACAACCTGGACCGCTTCGGCGTGCGTATCTCGCTGACGCAATGGCAGACATTGCCGCATGCGGATCGCGTGCTATTGGCGTGTTTTCCGCTGGACGATGATCCGCAGATTGAGCGCCGCTTTGACCAGGCGCTTGCCGAGATGCTGCGTACCCACCTAAACGCCGAGCCGTCCGTGCAGGCGCCAGACGTGTCGCCCGCATGGCAGCGTACCGACGCGGTGCCCGACGAGTTGCGCAGGCAATGCTCACTGGCTGGGGTGACCCCAGTCAGTGTCGCCCGCTGGGCCACACTGCCGCGGTTTCACCGATATGTGCTGACCAAGCTGTCACGAAGGCCGGTGGCGAACCACGATTTCGTGCCTGCGATGAAGTCCTTCGGCCTGATCTGA
- a CDS encoding F-box protein, producing the protein MDFDLNAALNNTQSAIYAMDEQARPQATAAPPTSVKRLASPVSDTPLKKPKTHTALPDEVMLNIADHLSFADLAAFSQVNKRTYHLMEERRWAARCGEQTSKVSNLASWQQLIDDIERIQAEPGLRAEPFITLSNRLPCLPYEQQSEAFERLFAAADRLPEQSLQIQKKMLTGPTMRRIHPRQRARIFDFAYAMAERRRPDQDNFWPELAHALWSIKLDLSIASRQSSEYQGYVARYQALLNQLAHLDSFQKAELVSRLTNQLNARIFFRGGGSVSSAYAILQQQTLSLPASVQGAPVGTLAAAVETLPEAERAARYAEMRHLALSLPDEQLGIALPGFAAGLSSVPLERRTPEFQRLAFALPRVPPTQRVQVATDLLKHTPELDDALSKQVWRHALQLLDGSSDTALSEVLSKSHILLYGTKLQWEYVIDELQAFMDRNRYTEQARATQLESIHSILSITSRWRGVCGQNIRLHQRFRR; encoded by the coding sequence ATGGACTTCGATTTAAACGCCGCTTTGAACAACACGCAGAGCGCCATTTATGCGATGGACGAACAAGCCCGCCCGCAGGCCACGGCTGCACCGCCTACGAGTGTGAAACGATTGGCAAGTCCCGTATCCGATACACCGCTAAAAAAGCCAAAAACGCACACTGCGCTGCCGGATGAAGTGATGTTGAATATTGCGGATCATCTGTCGTTTGCCGATCTTGCCGCGTTTTCACAAGTGAACAAACGCACTTATCATCTGATGGAGGAGAGGCGATGGGCCGCACGTTGCGGCGAGCAAACGTCCAAGGTCTCCAACCTCGCGTCGTGGCAACAGTTGATTGATGACATCGAGCGTATTCAGGCTGAACCGGGCCTGCGGGCCGAACCCTTCATCACACTGTCAAACCGATTACCGTGTTTACCCTACGAGCAGCAAAGCGAGGCTTTTGAACGGCTGTTCGCAGCAGCCGACCGCCTGCCAGAGCAAAGTCTTCAAATACAAAAAAAGATGCTTACCGGGCCCACCATGCGTCGCATTCACCCCCGCCAGCGGGCCAGGATATTTGATTTTGCCTATGCGATGGCCGAGAGACGGCGACCCGATCAAGACAATTTTTGGCCTGAACTGGCCCATGCGCTTTGGAGTATAAAGCTAGACCTATCAATCGCATCAAGGCAATCAAGCGAATATCAGGGGTACGTCGCAAGGTATCAGGCACTGCTCAACCAGCTCGCACACCTGGACTCGTTTCAGAAAGCCGAACTCGTTTCACGGTTGACTAATCAACTGAACGCGAGAATTTTTTTTCGTGGTGGAGGCAGTGTTTCCTCAGCCTATGCGATATTGCAGCAGCAGACATTATCGTTGCCTGCATCCGTTCAAGGCGCACCGGTCGGCACGTTGGCCGCCGCTGTAGAAACGCTGCCCGAGGCGGAGCGTGCAGCACGCTATGCAGAAATGCGACACTTGGCACTCTCGCTTCCGGATGAGCAACTGGGCATTGCGTTGCCCGGTTTTGCAGCCGGGTTGAGTAGCGTGCCACTCGAGCGACGCACGCCCGAATTTCAACGACTGGCGTTTGCGCTGCCGCGTGTGCCGCCTACCCAGCGCGTCCAAGTCGCAACTGATCTGCTGAAGCACACACCAGAGTTGGACGATGCGCTGTCAAAGCAGGTGTGGCGGCATGCGCTGCAATTGCTCGATGGCAGCAGCGACACGGCATTATCAGAGGTTCTTAGCAAGTCGCATATTTTGTTGTACGGTACGAAATTGCAATGGGAATATGTTATTGACGAACTTCAAGCTTTTATGGATCGGAACCGCTACACTGAGCAAGCTCGTGCCACACAACTCGAGAGTATTCATTCTATTCTCTCGATTACTTCTCGATGGCGGGGAGTTTGTGGTCAGAACATTCGACTCCATCAGCGGTTTCGGCGTTAG
- a CDS encoding acyl-CoA thioesterase, giving the protein MTTFLTELPHDKPVALRVVPQPHDANVHGDVFGGWIMAQVDIAGSIPASRRANGRVVTVAVNSFVFKQPVFVGDLLSFYTDIIRTGRTSITVDVSVYAQRMGLAGETVKVTEATLTYVATDSQRRPRVLPPLG; this is encoded by the coding sequence ATGACCACTTTCCTGACTGAATTGCCTCATGACAAACCGGTGGCGCTACGCGTCGTGCCGCAGCCTCACGATGCAAATGTGCATGGCGACGTGTTCGGCGGCTGGATCATGGCTCAGGTTGACATCGCCGGTTCAATCCCGGCATCGCGGCGGGCGAACGGCCGCGTCGTCACGGTCGCGGTCAATTCGTTTGTCTTCAAGCAGCCGGTGTTCGTCGGCGACCTGCTCAGCTTCTATACAGATATCATCCGCACCGGCCGCACATCGATCACTGTTGACGTGTCGGTCTATGCACAACGTATGGGCCTGGCCGGCGAGACCGTTAAGGTTACCGAAGCGACGCTGACCTACGTCGCGACCGATTCGCAACGCCGTCCGCGCGTATTGCCGCCGCTCGGCTGA